In Mixophyes fleayi isolate aMixFle1 chromosome 4, aMixFle1.hap1, whole genome shotgun sequence, the following proteins share a genomic window:
- the LOC142150441 gene encoding olfactory receptor 6N1-like, with translation MLLRTSISTEFEPPWIPDEAEVIYKNNITSVILLGFPNLQNFKIPLFLLLIIIYSVTISGNLLIMILFLLSKNLQSPMYFFISQLSLFDIILTTDIVPKLLHLVLYEGGTLSLIGCIIQYYFFSTSESSECLLLSVMSYDRYLAICSPLHYNTIVTRLFCVKSIIIIWLLSFLMMIIDLNSMFSLHFCGPNVIDHFYCDFEPILQLSCSDTSIIHIQTFVMIVLAIIVPFIIIVMSYAYIVFTILKIPSFTGRQKAFSTCSSHLIVVSIFYGTLIVVYGFPTKQLWIISKVLSLLYTVITPLLNPIIYTFRNKDFKEAFHQIKHFHLCMQC, from the exons ATGTTGTTGAGGACATCAATATCAACAGAATTTGAACCTCCCTGGATTCCTGATGAAGCTGAG GTAATATATAAGAACAATATCACCTCAGTCATACTTCTGGGTTTTCCAAACCTTCAAAACTTTAAAATCCCTCTGTTCTTGCTTCTGATTATCATTTACTCTGTGACCATTTCTGGAAATCTTCTTATCATGATTTTGTTTCTACTGAGCAAGAATCTTCAGTCCCCCATGTACTTCTTCATCTCACAGCTATCATTGTTTGACATAATACTGACTACAGATATTGTCCCTAAGCTGCTCCACCTTGTCCTATATGAAGGAGGCACTCTGTCACTTATTGGATGCATCATCCAGTACTATTTCTTTTCCACCTCAGAGTCCTCGGAGTGTCTCCTTCTGTCAGTGATGTCTTATGATCGGTATCTGGCCATCTGTAGCCCTTTGCACTATAACACTATAGTAACTCGTTTATTTTGTGTGAAATCTATTATTATAATTTGGTTGTTAAGTTTTCTAATGATGATAATTGATCTAAATTCTATGTTTAGTTTGCATTTCTGTGGGCCAAATGTTATTGACCATTTCTACTGTGACTTTGAACCCATATTGCAGCTGTCTTGCTCTGATACGTCCATCATTCACATTCAGACTTTTGTAATGATTGTTTTAGCCATTATTGTTCCCTTTATAATAATTGTGATGTCATATGCATATATTGTCTTTACTATCCTAAAGATACCATCGTTTACCGGAAGacagaaagccttctccacctgcagcTCCCACCTGATCGTGGTTTCCATATTTTATGGGACACTAATCGTTGTTTATGGGTTTCCTACAAAACAGTTATGGATAATAAGCAAGGTCTTGTCTCTGTTGTACACTGTGATAACTCCATTGCTGAATCCAATAATATATACCTTCAGAAACAAGGATTTTAAAGAAGCTTTTCATCAAATAAAGCACTTTCATTTATgcatgcaatgttag
- the LOC142150442 gene encoding olfactory receptor 6N1-like: protein MLEIHRAKLPEDGAVAEASEGPEEHLNKDIQPEAALGPAHRRDNLETMLWTSISTEFEPTWIPDEAEVIYKNNITSVILLGFPNLQNFKIPLFLLLIIIYSVTVSGNLLIMILFLLSKNLHSPMYFFISQLSLFDIILTTDIVPNLLHLVLYEEGTMSLLACIIQYYLFSTSESSECLLLSVMSYDRYVAICSPLHYNTIVTRIFCVKSIIIIWLLSFLMMIIDLNSMCSLHFCGPNVIDHFYCDYEPILQLSCSDTSIIRLQTFAMVALVIFAPFIIIVMSYAYIVFTILKIPSFTGRQKAFSTCSSHLVVVSIFYGTLIVVYVFPTRQLWIISKILSLFYTVITPLLNPIIYTFRNKDFKEAFFQINKKFSGHLTH from the exons ATGTTGGAAATACATCGAGCTAAGCTTCCAGAGGACGGGGCTG TTGCAGAAGCTTCAGAAGGCCCAGAAGAACACTTGAACAAAGACATTCAACCAGAAGCAGCTCTTGGGCCTGCACACAGAAGAGACAACCTAGAGACTATGTTATG GACATCAATATCAACAGAATTTGAACCTACCTGGATTCCTGATGAAGCTGAG GTAATATACAAGAACAATATCACCTCAGTCATACTTCTGGGTTTTCCAAACCTTCAAAACTTTAAAATCCCTCTGTTCTTGCTTCTGATTATCATTTACTCTGTGACCGTTTCTGGAAATCTTCTTATCATGATTTTGTTTCTACTGAGCAAAAATCTTCATTCTCCCATGTACTTCTTCATCTCACAGCTATCATTGTTTGACATAATACTGACTACAGATATTGTCCCTAACCTGCTCCACCTTGTCCTATATGAAGAAGGCACTATGTCACTTCTTGCATGCATCATTCAGTACTATTTATTTTCCACCTCAGAGTCCTCGGAGTGTCTTCTTCTGTCAGTGATGTCTTATGATCGGTATGTGGCCATCTGTAGCCCTTTGCACTATAACACTATAGTAACTCGTATATTTTGTGTGAAATCTATTATTATAATCTGGTTGTTAAGTTTTCTAATGATGATAATTGATCTAAATTCAATGTGTAGTTTGCATTTCTGTGGGCCAAATGTTATTGACCATTTCTACTGTGATTATGAACCCATATTGCAGCTGTCTTGCTCTGATACATCCATAATTCGCCTTCAAACTTTTGCAATGGTTGCTTTAGTCATTTTTGCTCCTTTTATAATAATTGTGATGTCATATGCATATATTGTCTTTACTATCTTAAAGATACCATCATTTACCGGAAGacagaaagccttctccacctgcagcTCCCACCTGGTTGTGGTTTCCATATTTTATGGGACACTAATCGTTGTTTATGTGTTTCCTACAAGACAGTTATGGATAATAAGCAAGATCTTGTCTCTGTTTTACACTGTGATAACTCCATTGCTGAATCCAATTATATATACTTTCAGAAACAAGGATTTTAAGGAAGCCTtttttcaaataaacaaaaaattcagTGGTCACCTCACTCACTAA